aatattactcctcattttatactaaatagatattttttatttcatttaaaatgaagatgatcataTTCTCGTCTAGATTAAGGTTGCGTaactacttttttattattttattatttttaataaaaatcatttattcttcattttattttttatttatcttcttttaatAAGTGGGTGcatctactattgaatttgtgtgagaTTCACATGAGTCTATAAATTCAATACTAAATCcaataaatttgcaaaaaaaaaaaaaaatgattgagaaaattatatataacatgCCTCagtcaaaaaagtaaaaaattaaatttatgaaaatcatCTCGTCATTCCGGCATGTCATGAAAAAAGTTAACCTTCTAGAGAAAGTGTTTGGCAAACccaatttctctcatttttcatttttttttcaaaaaataaaaatagttaaacTTATTTCATCACATTActaaacaattatatatatataaacaaatatttttataaatatatgttgcATCAAaataccttttaaaattaaaagctaaaagaaaaatatctctTAAAACACCTGCTAGATACGTTTCCAACAAGTAATTTGACTGGTTAATAAGCATAAGGTCATATTCAAATTTGGCATTTTTCAACATCTTGAATTTGTATATGGTCTCACTTATTTTGACAGTATGGCACACGCATGCTGCCCACTTGGGAAGCTTCCACTGCCctgcaaaaattgaaagaaatttgaatttgagaGGCCCAACCTACCCCACCTTCCAACCTTTATAATTACATTATATGAATTGTGCAACTAAAGCCTAATTAGGTTGTAGCCCAAAGattcttatgaatattattgaatATATAGCTTCTGTTATGTGTTTTGTGCACACAGAACAGAATGTAAGTTTATAAGTATCACGtcaataattaagaaaaacgTGACATTCTCAATTTGTGTTTTGTAGTCACCGACACGCAACGCAAACCGAATTGATCGAATGTCATTTTAGCTCCTTAAAACTCTTTAATAAAAGAGGAATGGGGTCAAATTAAACATGGGATTGGCTCCGTACAAAAAAGAGTTGTCTGTTTTGCATTGTTTTATTTGAAAGTTGTAAAGTGTGATTGTGAACTACATTACAAGAAGCCAAAGTAGCAGTCTACTTTGCACAAACACTTGCTAACTCTTGGTATGGGTTAGGGTTACTACCTTCTATCTATTATTCTTCTCCCATGATTGTAaatagagaataacttatataggaaTGTACAAAAAACCacttttgtgcccaccaatcaGTGTATGACACATCAACATAGAgcatgataagaaaaaaaaaaaccaaaacacctGATTATACACCAAATATTAGAAAGGAAACTAaagaaaactaattaattaataaaaataaggggaaactttactttggcCCTCTGAATTTCCACtagattttacaaaccccctatgaacttccaaatctctcattttggactcttgaattttcaattactctcaatgtggacccctttcgtcagattttaaacgttacatgacgtttatacccttgacttttgtataaaatttcaactttcaaaacatttttttatttaaaaaaaaatgaaaatcaatgacattttggtctttttttgtatttttaacagctaaaattaactgaaaagttctaattgaaagttcaggagtctaaaatatgaaaatttaagGAGTCAAAataaagtttcccctaaaaataataataattgaaggggtggctCGCTAGCCACCCCCTCCCCCCTAGGGGGaggggtggccgcgcggccaccccagccCATCTGGGGTGGCTCACGGGCCACCCCAGGTCCTCCTCACAGTGggcttttaattttgtttagaaaaaaaaaaaaaatcattttttaacttaaatttgGTATAATCCAGTGTAGTTAAATGTTTTTCATAAGTGTAAGTTTGGGATGAGAGGTTGAGGTGTCACCTCCTGATTCGTTGCacaaaaactactttttgtgcaacctccctacCCAAGATGCTCTAAATAAACCAAACTTAAAGACTACGGCAAGCCTAACAAGgcaaaaataagtcaaaaaagaaaagaaagtgctacacttttcaattttttttttttttttaaaaaggttgGTTTCAAAATGATGTgtcataatttattattttaaaaaatatattactaAGTCAtaagattgtgacacatcatttaaaaaaataataataaataaaagaaaagccaTAGAATAATTCCTTCCAAAGCCATGTCAATCATACAGCTGGAATTTCTAGCTAGGGTAAGAAAAACTCTCCCTTGtgttcctttttgtattttttggttttcttttaataaagcTGATTtgtccccccccaaaaaaaaaagaagtgtttttaatgacataaatatgaaatttaattttaaaagtgttttttgtttggattgaTTGCTAATacttttattttggaaaaaaataaaataaaagacagatTTTTAAAATAACCTTTGTCCTTGCTTTTGTCACTTTTGCCCTTTTGGGCTAGGCAAGGCAAGGGCCAGGGCAGGGAGTAAACAAAACTTCGTCTGGATCATGGTACGTTATATCACACGTGTCAGCTCCCTATCAAGTGTAATCACAGGTGTCATTCTTCCAGCCAATTAGAACATATTCATTCACAAAAGCATAGCCCTAGAAGAATTCTAATTCCCAAGGTTGTCAGCATTGGCGGGGTTTTTGGTTTGAGAAGAACCAAAAACTTtgtaaaacctaaaaaataaaataagtaaataaataaataaaagcccAATTGGCTCCAGCCTCCAGATTATTGAATAAGAGAAAaaccagaaaaacaaaaataaaaataaataaataaatagaaaggaAGAAGCTTCGTAAGCACCTCACAAGAAAGGGAAAGCCGGTCTTCTTGTTTCGTGAATTGAATGCGACCAAAGAGCCACcccccctctctccctctctctctctctctgtcgcTCATTAGGACTTCTCTCCTACAAATATGAGAATGCTTCCCAAATTTTCTTGCAACTTCATCTACCAGTCTCGTGATTTTTTCCTCCCTAAGTTTGTTCTGCTTTGATTCTTGGGACCTTAAGGTTGAAAAAGAACACACGCGCACATAAAAAGTTGGGCTTTTGTTGATCCTATATCATAAATATCATCAGCTCAAAGAAATAAGCTTTGATTTTTGGCCAGAGTTATTGCTGCTTATTTAGAGGTAAATGGGTCTCAACGTGTTTGGTGTATTCCagttccttttttctttccgGCCCAATGCATTATTCACTGCGTTTAGCTGCAATCAATTGTTTGATTCATATTTTTTTGCTGGAttggtttctctctctctctctctgccattttttttttaaattttaattttttaaatttcagaaAGAAATAACATGGGTGTATTTCAATGGCATGTATTcgattttgtagtttttttggCGTTTATATTTGTATCTTGCATTAGAAACGTTGAATGGGCATCTGGGTCTTGATTTCTGAAGTCTGTTCTTGTCTTTATGCGGTTCAAGTTTGGATTttggcttttattttattgggataTCCATAGTGTTTAACTGCTTCAATGGTGGGTTTCTGCCTTTTGTGCACCGTCAAGATAGAATTTTTCATATGCTGCTAGATCCAGAAAATATGGATGTATTCTCATATCTTTCCATTATGTTGATCAGGGCGAATCCAGAGTTGGAGGCATAAATTTCTCAATGGTAAGCtttcaatattattttcagCTGTCATTTTGGATTAAATTTACTGGAAAAATGTAAACTTTCATAATGAATGCTATCAAACAATGATGTTTGAATATGGATCACAGAGATTGCTTTCTTGGAATTTGATCTGTATTTTCTTTTGGTCATTAGGGTGAAGCCCCAGCTTTCTTTGTTGATGATCTGCAGAAGGGATTCCCAAATGGGTTTGATTTAAAATCTAAGGGCAGTGCTACAGCCACTGTCATCGGCAATAAAGCAGTATGCTGATCCAATTTATGATATGATCTGCTACAGCGTTACTCTTTCTGCTTTAGTGATTTACCGGGTGAATTATATTTCTGATTGAAAATTGTTCGTGTGTCTTTTTGACAGTATCTGATTGGTGGAGCTGATGATGAATCGACATTATCAATTGGAGTTCAGATTTTTGACCAAACTAGAGGCGAATTGTGAGTTCTCATAGTTTTAGCCTTAGAGTTGCTTCGTTCAGGTTTGGTTACTAATTTCTGGACGAATTTTCAGGGTGCATCCTATTGTGCTGGGAACAAAACCCAAGCCATGTAAAGGGCATTCAACATTGCTTTTAAACGAGGAACAAATTTTGATTATTAAGGGAGGTTCTACCCCGGATGATTGCATTTGGTTTCTTGAGGTAGGTATTCTGCAAACTTAAGAGATTTATGTAGGAGCCATTTGGAAGCCGAAATATTGAAGTTACTTCATTTTGCTTTCTTATAGCCTTTGATATTTGAACACCCCCTAATTTGGAAGTGGTAAATCTTATGTAATTGCCTTATTGACTTCTGTATCTgaaattgtttgatttgttcAATTATTGGTAGGTGGACACCCAATATGTTAGAGACCAGCGAAAAAAATGGGGGACTGAGGTTGTTGCTTGGAGTAAGGGTGTGAAGGGCTATGCTGGGAAGCCAGTCGTCATTAGTGGTCCTTCGGGAGTAGGTAAGGGTACACTGATATCCATGCTCATGAAGGAATTTCCATCTATGTTTGGATTCTCTGTGAGCCACACAACCCGGGCTCCAAGGGGCATGGAGAAGGATGGAGTTCATTACCATTTCGCTGAAAGAAGTGCTATGGAGAAAGATATGGAAGATGGAAAGTTTCTCGAGGTTGCTTCTGTTCATGGAAATCTTTATGGATCTAGTGTTGAAGCAGTTGAAGTGGTAGCAGATGCAGGAAAGGTAAATGTCTTAATATGTTTGTGTTTGGAAAATTGAGTATCTCATATAAAGAGAATGTTGGATATGTGAAGCATGTGTGCTTTCCCAATCCAATTCTCGTGCAAGAGCCTAAGTGGCACTAGATAATTGTTGAATTTCCACTTACAGCATGCATGTATATCCATTGTTTATTGTAGGAATAGCTTTGACTAGGATtttgctcttttcttttctttcattttctttttgtttcttgaaacAATATAAGATGTTAAATGTTATTAGTTATATAATGTTTATTTTAAGAGGGATTGTTCTAGTTGAAGCGAAAAGCAATGTCATCTAGATTTGCCAGATTTGCCTTATCATGGATTTAcactaatttttgtttttgtttttgttttttttttggtctattgGATGATTCTAGGAACCCTGTAAATTGCACTCTCGAACGAGCTTCCctagtaaaattaaaatgaatttctCTCTGCAAACTTGAAATGCTTTTGTTTGGTTTCAATGTAGAGATGCATTCTTGACATCGATGTTCAAGGGGCAAAGTCTGTGAGGGATAGCCCTCTTGAAGCTATATTCATCTTTGTCTGTCCACCATCAATGGACCAGCTTGAGAAGCGCCTCCGCGCAAGGTGAGTTAGGGATCCCCCGTTTATAtctttttcattctcaaattCTACCATCCTGGTTCCAACCTGAATATTGTGAACAGGGCGACTGAGACCGAGGAACAGATCTTAAAACGACTCCAAAATGCTCAGGCAGAGATTAAGCAAGGCCAATCATCAAGCATCTTTGATCATATCTTGTATAATGATAATCTTGAGGACTGTTATGAGAGTCTTAAGGTAAGCATCTGATATGCTTTGACGTGTGCagatatttttatgttttatgttttattaacATTCTGATATAATAACTCTCATTTGGTGCAGAAACTCTTGGGACTTGATGGAAATGTCACTGCTTCCCCTAAATCATGTAAGAAGTCCCTCAAATACatcactttcattttcttgttgattttttttatatgccatcaaaattcaattcaattgtttaaaTGTCAATGCAGCAATAAAAGGGGTTGATCTTCCTATGGACCTATCAATATCAAAAATTGATCAGAAAGTCATCATTAACTGCGGAAATCCGGAACTAAAAACAGCATCAAAGAACTTGTAAGTTTAGctctcattttttgttttgattaataCCCCAAACtgagttttcaatttatttacatATGTATATGTTGTGGGTTGTGAGCAGGATTGTGATGGATTTGTCCTCACTCAAAGGAGGGGCACCTGGGCGTACAAGAGGGCTAGATTTTTATGCCATTGACTCGTTTTCAGATGGGTTGAATGGATTCAACCAGCTGCGCTAACCATCAGCGGCTATACTAACTTGGGGGGGtctcattttcaaaaattctctTCAATCTTTTCTTATTTAACGTTAAAacgggggaaaaaaaaataaaagaaagtgaaaaagcTCTAGATGTTATGTAAGACCATGgcattatttgaatttttttttttcccttgtctatgttctttttctccccctattctttgtttgttttagaATACTGGAACAATTAATGTTTCCTACATGAGCAATGAGAAATGATTTTATGATTTGTGCGGCAATGAAGGTACACTTTTGCAGCCAACTTGATCACACAATTCCCACCAGCTTATTATCACAAGTGTTTTCTGTTTATagggaatttttttcaaaaatattatcaaacaacTCGATGAAAAgacattttaaaaatacaaattactTTTCATGACTACCTTAATTAAGATACTTGTAAAAACACTACCATGTCATGTTAAAATTTATGTATCAGTTGTCCTCAATGTAATTCAATTAGttgaaacaaattatttttcatgACTACCTTAATTAAAATACTTGTAAAAACACTATCATATCATGTTAAAATATCTCTAACAGTTGTTTACAACACTATCATGTCATGTTAAAATATCATGTTAAAATATCTCTAACAGTTGTTTACAACACTATCATGTCATGTTAAAATATCTTTAACAATTGTTTTTAAGATGTAGTTTAATTGGTTGGAATTACGTCTAATAAAACAGAAATCACTAAATTTGAATTATCTTTTCCCTCTTGTACAGAgatgttaaagaaaaaatctcTATTAGTTGAACCATAAGATACGTGTAAAAAGACTATTATGTCATGTTAAAATATCTCTCTGAGTTGAAGATTCTTTTATTCCATCTACTAGCAGAATATTCCCTTCTTCCTTCCTTCCCattaaattgtttttcaacTGTAAAAGAAATCGAAATTAATAGGGAGTTGGTCAATGGTGGCAAGTCTCCGAAGAAATAGTCAAATTTCTAGAAAGATGGTGGCAGCTGCTATAGTGTGGTGTGCAGTTGGTGGCTCTTGGAGTAGTTGAAACAAATccatttcattattattattattattactattattatttttttttttttatgagttattactattattattattattattttgattttttgactTTAATATACGAAAAAGTATTTGggtataatatttaatattttcataatgtAGCAATTTTATTCTACATTATGAATCCAATTGACAGCAATCTTGTAGcaattcccttttcttttttctttttttcttcctttttttaaagCTTAAACTACTTTTATGAATttagtttaataataattccTAGTTTTGAAACAAGTTATGGTTGAAGATTGTTATTCctagttttgaaaaaagttatgGTTGAAGATTTGTGTGAGCCGTTTGTTGCAAATTTAGTTGGATCATAGCTTTTACCGGAGAACAACCACCTTTCTTGCCCTTTATAGGGGCTTCTTTCTTACCCTTTACAATACtccaataattttattattattattatggaagaattacattttacccccccAAAATTTGGGGCGGCTTGCAATTCAATctctaaaatttcaattttagcAATCCCCttcctcaaagtttcaaatttttgcaattcgaccaatattattccaaaattttcatattgtatctaattttcattttttatataataattaaaaaaaaattgggagtacAAAAATGGCCCGATGGCCTGTAGCCACTccgattttttttgaaaattttttattaaaaaaaattagaggcaatatgagaaaattttagatacaattggtcaaattgcaaaaatttggaactttgggggtgAATTGCCAAAATTGGAACTTTAGaggtcaaattgcaaatcgcCTCAAACTTTGGAgaggtaaaatataatttttcctattattattattaatttttttttaaaaaaaaaacgtttataTAACTACA
Above is a genomic segment from Corylus avellana chromosome ca9, CavTom2PMs-1.0 containing:
- the LOC132191566 gene encoding guanylate kinase 2, with translation MGEAPAFFVDDLQKGFPNGFDLKSKGSATATVIGNKAYLIGGADDESTLSIGVQIFDQTRGELVHPIVLGTKPKPCKGHSTLLLNEEQILIIKGGSTPDDCIWFLEVDTQYVRDQRKKWGTEVVAWSKGVKGYAGKPVVISGPSGVGKGTLISMLMKEFPSMFGFSVSHTTRAPRGMEKDGVHYHFAERSAMEKDMEDGKFLEVASVHGNLYGSSVEAVEVVADAGKRCILDIDVQGAKSVRDSPLEAIFIFVCPPSMDQLEKRLRARATETEEQILKRLQNAQAEIKQGQSSSIFDHILYNDNLEDCYESLKKLLGLDGNVTASPKSSIKGVDLPMDLSISKIDQKVIINCGNPELKTASKNLIVMDLSSLKGGAPGRTRGLDFYAIDSFSDGLNGFNQLR